The genomic DNA TGCCGGTATCAGTGTTTGACGAGGATATTTCCTTGATCGCTGTAGATCGATCGGTAAGACGTTGCGAACTTTTCCAGCATTCCACCTTCGATGAAGGTGTCTAGGTCGAGGGATTGCAGTCTCTGATCTTTTTGAGTTCAAAAAACTGGGAAAGGGCAAGGTCCCATGGGTTTCGAGTGAAGAAGAAGCTGAAATAGCTCTCGAATGTTGGTGCATTGATGTAATTCTTGCTGAGGGCAGTTGTTGCTTCAATGTGTGTGTAGTCCTATTGATTTGAGGTAACGGCTGACGCCTTTTTTGTATTTTGCATTTTGCCTTGATGGAAAAATAATTTACTTTGTTCCACCAGGGAATGAAATTTGTAGGACCCTGGGAGTCAAGTTCCCCGCGAATTTTCTCGTCTCGACCTAAAGGTGTAATGACGTCTTTGTGATTGCATCAACATCGACAGCCATTACGCTGTCGATGTTGATGCTGTTTTTCGGTTGGCAAAAAATATGAATTTCTTCGAGTGATTGATGATCACAGATGACCTGTTGTTGAGTGTTTAGAAACGGGCGATGACCGCTTCGGCGAAACCGCTGCAGCTCACCGGATCTACCTGGGGTTCCATCAATCGCGCTAGGTCGTAGGTGACCTGCTTGTCGGCGATGGCGGCACTGAGGCCCTTGGTCACCAGATCAGCAGCGTCCTGCCAGCCGAGGAATTCCAGCATCATCACGCCGCTGAGGATCACTGAACCAGGGTTGATCCGGTCGAGGCCGGCGTGTTTAGGTGCGGTTCCGTGGGTGGCTTCGAAGATGGCGGCGTTCTCACCGATGTTGGCGCCGGGGGCCATGCCCAGGCCACCAACCATTGCAGCGGCGGCATCGGAGATGTAGTCGCCGTTGAGGTTGAGTGTGGCAAGGATCGAATACTCCTGGGGACGGGTCTGGATCTGCTGGAAAATGCTGTCGGCGATGCGGTCATCCACGAGCACCATCTCCTTCCACTTGCCGCCACCGTGGCTGCTGCCGATGGCGTCGATCACCGCCTGTACCTCTGCATCAATTTCAGCCTTTTTCTCCGGTGTCAGGCTGTCGTAGCCAGGCTCAATCATCCGCGCGTTGGCCTGCACGCTCAGGTTGGGATCCTTTTCGAGGTTGCCGAGAATCCAGCTTTCCCGCTCGGTGATGCACACGTCGCGGAACTCTGTGGTGGCCAACTCGTAGCCCCAGTCGCGGAAGGCACCTTCAGTGAATTTCATGATGTTGCCCTTGTGCACCAGCGTCACGTGGCGCTTGTCGCCCTGCAGACGTAGGGCGTGCTGGATCGCCTTGCGGATGTGGCGCTGGCTGCCGGCTTTGCTCACAGGCTTGATTCCGATGCCGGATCCTTCAGGGATCTGGCGCTTGCCCAGCTTGCCGTTAGCAGGGATCACAACCTCGTTGAGGTGCTTGCGCAGCTCTTGGCCGACGGCGTCATCGGCTTCCCATTCCACCCCCATGTAGATGTCTTCGGTGTTTTCCCGGTAGACGATCACGTCCAGATCCTGAGGACGCTTGTGGGGACTTGGGGTGCCCTCGTAATACCGGCAGGGACGCACGCAGGAATAGAGATCAAAGATCTGGCGCAGGGCCACGTTCAGCGAACGGATGCCTCCACCCACCGGTGTGGTGAGGGGGCCCTTGATCGCCACGCCGTAGACGCGGATCGCCTCGAGGGTGTCCTCCGGCAGGTACTGGTAGGTGCCATAGAGGTCGCAGGCCTCATCGCCGGCGTAAACCTTGAACCATTCGATGCTCTTGCTGCCGCCATAGGCTTTGGCCACGGCCGCATCCAGCACCTTCTGGGTGGCGGGCCAGATGTCCACGCCGGTGCCATCACCGCGGATGAAGGGAATGATTGGGTTGTCGGCCACCACGGGCTGACCGTTCTCGAAGCGGATTGGTGTGCCCTGGCTGGGGGCGGTGAGCTTCTCGAACTGGGCCATGGCGGTTGGTCGGGCGTCAGCAAGCTGAGCCTATGACTGAGCCGGGAGACCTACGGTTCACTGCAGTGCAGACCGCGCATCAATGGCCAGCGAGCAGGTGTGGGTAGTAGCGGCCTGCTTCAACGAAGCTGAGGTGATCAGCATCTTTATGGAGCGGGTCACTGCCTTGCCGGAGGTGTCCCATCTGGTGCTCATCGATGACGGATCGTCCGATGCAACGGTGGCGGTGATCCGTGCCTGGCAGAAGAGCCATGCCGACCAAGCCGTCACCCTGTTGGAACTCACCCGCAACTTCGGTAAGGAGGCAGCGATGCTGGCGGGGTTGGACTACGCCAACGGCCGCTGTGCCGCTGCGGTGCTGATTGATTCTGATCTGCAACATCCACCGGAGCGGATTCCGGCGATGGTACATGCCTGGCGCAACGGCGCTGAGGTGGTCACCGCGGTGCGGGATGCCCGCGATGCCGAAGGGCTGATGAAGGTGGCCACGGCCTCCTGGTTCTATCGGGTGTTTAACCGCTTGGTGGATTCGATTCAGCTTCAAGAGGGGGCCGGCGATTTCCGCCTGTTGAGTGCTCCAGTGGTGGAGGCGGTGACCCAGTTGCGTGAGGCCACGCGCTTCTCCAAAGGCTTGATGCCTTGGACCGGCTATCGCAGTGAGGAGATCGCCTACAGCCGGGTTGCCCGCCTTGGTGGCACCACCTCCTGGAGCTCCCTCAAGCTCTGGCGCTATGCCCTGGACGGCATCTTTTCGTTCACGGTCAAGCCGTTGAAGGTTTGGGGCGTGATCGGTGTGCTGATTTCGTTCCTGAGCTTTGTCTATGCCGCCCTGATCGTGCTGCGCACCCTGGCCTTTGGTGTCGACCTGCCGGGTTACGCCTCACTGATCGTGGCTGTTCTGTTCCTTGGGGGAATTCAGTTGATCGGCATCGGCGTGCTGGGCGAATACATCGGCCGGATTTACATCGATGTAAAACGACGCCCGCACTACTTCGTCAGAGCCGTGCATCAAGGTTCAGAGCTGTCGCGCTGACGTCCACTCCTTTTGGCGGTTGGTGGAACTGAAAAAGGCCACAGACTGCTGAAACGCCTCCTGATCCATCCCTGATGCTGCATCAGGGATGGCTGGGTGGATCAGAACAACCGGCTGTGAAGCACGATCGACCTCACTGGAGCTGTAGGCGGTTTCCCAGTTGCGGCGAAACGCTGTTCCGAACATCGATCCACTGAAAAACACCCCGGCGAACCGCCTGTTGGTCGCCAGTCCGGCCCGTCGTAGGCGGGGAGTGGCGAGCCCGCTAAGCAGTTGCAGAACCAGCCACTTGAGCAGGCCTCCTGTCTGAAGGCTGCGCCACCACAGCCTTAGGGATAAGCCTTCCGGCATCGATTCCCGCGTCGTGCGCACCCAGGTGATCGATTCGTCGCTGGCGAGATCCAGCACAGCATCCAGCACTAGGGGCACGAGGTGGATGTGTTGGTGGCCATCGAGGCGGATCTGGCTCAGGCCTGTGAGTTGGCGGTAGCGGCTGATCTGCTGCTGCAGAACCGTGCTCACCTGGGGGGCGATGCGTCGGCGCTGCCAGGGAAGGAATGAGGCC from Synechococcus sp. MU1643 includes the following:
- a CDS encoding glycosyltransferase family 2 protein → MASEQVWVVAACFNEAEVISIFMERVTALPEVSHLVLIDDGSSDATVAVIRAWQKSHADQAVTLLELTRNFGKEAAMLAGLDYANGRCAAAVLIDSDLQHPPERIPAMVHAWRNGAEVVTAVRDARDAEGLMKVATASWFYRVFNRLVDSIQLQEGAGDFRLLSAPVVEAVTQLREATRFSKGLMPWTGYRSEEIAYSRVARLGGTTSWSSLKLWRYALDGIFSFTVKPLKVWGVIGVLISFLSFVYAALIVLRTLAFGVDLPGYASLIVAVLFLGGIQLIGIGVLGEYIGRIYIDVKRRPHYFVRAVHQGSELSR
- a CDS encoding NADP-dependent isocitrate dehydrogenase translates to MAQFEKLTAPSQGTPIRFENGQPVVADNPIIPFIRGDGTGVDIWPATQKVLDAAVAKAYGGSKSIEWFKVYAGDEACDLYGTYQYLPEDTLEAIRVYGVAIKGPLTTPVGGGIRSLNVALRQIFDLYSCVRPCRYYEGTPSPHKRPQDLDVIVYRENTEDIYMGVEWEADDAVGQELRKHLNEVVIPANGKLGKRQIPEGSGIGIKPVSKAGSQRHIRKAIQHALRLQGDKRHVTLVHKGNIMKFTEGAFRDWGYELATTEFRDVCITERESWILGNLEKDPNLSVQANARMIEPGYDSLTPEKKAEIDAEVQAVIDAIGSSHGGGKWKEMVLVDDRIADSIFQQIQTRPQEYSILATLNLNGDYISDAAAAMVGGLGMAPGANIGENAAIFEATHGTAPKHAGLDRINPGSVILSGVMMLEFLGWQDAADLVTKGLSAAIADKQVTYDLARLMEPQVDPVSCSGFAEAVIARF